tagtgaaccaactttttagatgaaattcagaaaccaattccttgtacacaaatgcacattttacttctctattcaagtaaattacatttttaaatacattatcaaacatatataaaatacagatatagcatgttttgtgggggtaaattgtcgataatttgcctgatagactccatgtattatgatttgatattttttggatgaagcactaaatcagttacatcttgccttcttatagttgcgcaaaaatTGGTGACCCttcctcaaatgtatgaaataccatatctcttcaaaaattcttgcgtgataaattgcgaatATCCTTCCAAAACAACAGCCCTCCCGTCTGTAacttgtccctaacataacaaatgaaccaattgttatataaattggctgatactgttttagttattcctggggatAATACCGCaatggttggggggggggacggccaagttttagaatgtcggatgAGGGGAAGGGTCACATTTTTGACAGGAGGatatggggagggtcacattttacggtacaggtgtgagcgaaattcccccggcccaccacccctgtaattactgaaagctccctaagtTATTAAAGTTAAGgtacttttttcaatattacaacagatattatatatatatatatatatatatatatatatatatatatatatatatatatatataaattcaaatatcaaagttgAAGTAAAGTGGGGTTTATCGAAACATTCGAAGCACATCTCGTGTTGAAAAGTAACAAGTGAGCGTATTCATACTGAAGATAAAAAGCATGACATAGCATAATAGTCTTTGGCCTCTCAATTTTGTTATTTGGAGCTTGGGACTCGAGAAAATTATCGATACtatatttgatacattttctaTCTATCAGCCTGACTTTTGGTTCAACACCTCAAGAACCGAATTGGAGTACAAGTACGACATATAGCTCTAGCCCCTAGATGAGTGCTATGTGAAGGAAATTGTACccaaatcgagtgtataccgcTTACGGAGGGGGTTATTGCTGCAACATAGTAAGATTTGTGCTTATTGTGTTAGAAGTTGTTTCCTCCGTATCATGGCACGAAAAATGAAGAAATCAGAATCAAAGCCTGAGCTATCGTTCTCGTAACAAAACCTATGCTCCCAGGACCGGGACATCGGACGACCTCAGAAAACGGATATATGGAAGAACGCGGTTTTCTGGATACGGACGAAAGGTAATTGACATTAGTGGCAGATTATTTCGTCGTGCTTTTCACTGTTCGTGGAGTATGTTCATTGCCTTTTGGCATATCTTTGCTCTTTGGACAAGCACGGTAGGTGTCAACAGTTAACCTTAGACAtctgggctaatgtgcagcgctGAATAAGATCTGACCCAATTGAGttgctgaatcttaccaatataatgaaaacaatacaaatagactccctaagtggctgtgaatagtgaaaatggaccaatcagagaaagagcttattcaagctgcacatcagcagagaCATCTTAGTTTTACCATAGCCAGACCTATATACGCCAAGAGATAATCCTAgttgattaaggtagtatgcgcctcgaaagtgaaagactgaaagttaagctcaaaatttcctgaatgaaacctttcaaccattgtctttccaAATCGGGAATAAAGATCAGAGGTCAAAACGCTAaatttgtactagagaaacaaataacccgtatcatttactggtatttgaaattaaaaatggcagccattcctgtgttaaccaTGTTTCGAAAAATTAAAACGTGAAAAATTTTGctgctccaagagctttaaagtgagcccGAAAAGTGggagaccagaaaagtattgaaaaaaattgagggtCAAAgtatccccgaggcgcattctactttgGAAACAACTGCTTTATACCGGGCGACAGACAATTTCTCTATTTCACGGAAAACCATAAACCTCTGTCCCCCTGAGCCCTATACGCTTTGTTCGTCATGCATAGGTTCAATGATTCACCACATATACATAGATGTACCGTACGAAGTGACCGATCACTTCaatgcaatttttatttgtaaaagaCGTCATCGCTTTCCAACAAAGTTCGTTTTGAAATTCTGTCCACATAAAAGTAAAAGTGCGAAATATGAGCAAATGGAAATTTCCGAAAGCGTTTCGCCTTTGAGCATAGACTTTGAAACGAGGGCTCACATTTTAAGCTTCAAAAAATATGACTCGCAAAATGACCTTGAACACTTGTGAACGTCAAAAATTAAGTTAGACGTTCGAAAAGAGAATTTTGTTCCTCATAATACGTGGAAAGCTCAATTCATTCAATGACTGTTAGTTTAGTGACCGTAACATTTTTAGATCAAATGTTGCCAAAATCATGTTTAAAGTATATTTTCCCTCTGTACTGATGCCTTTGTACGTCGCGATTCAACATCTGTGTACTGCAATAACTTTCATAACACAACTTTAACGGTATAGTATAAATATAGTAATTTTTACAACTAAATATGTAACGTATATAGTGCAATTACCCTTCGCCACATAATTTTACTCACACTGTATTTCAcacataacacgattggaactaattttggataattggtttgtgaagtaatgtcgatttaatctacaaatgtaatctcatctgttttttctttttatattacacacttgattttatgagtattttgaaatattgcaacattcagctatatggcacctcacacgtttgagaaatttgaaaaatatgaaaatccaagtATCCCAAATTGGTTTCAGTCGTGTTACTTATAGACGCTATTTGATAAGCTAAAAAGTGTATGATTAAACATTCTTTTGGCCGTAGAATAAGAATTTGCTACTGACACAcgaaatcaaaataatgaaaaaatcgcaTCAAAAGTTACCATTAATTGCAACCGATGAGGCCCCAAAGAATAGTAGAATCTCACACCCAAGGATCTGGGATAAGacttctcacacgagttggggatattttgtctcccATTcacctgcggctcgtgtgagaacgagtgtgagaaatctgatcccaggtccttagGGTGTGAGATTCGTTTTCTCACATGATCACAAAATGCGCTTTATTCACAGTGGAAATATTGAATGTTTAACTGTATCAGCGACTATCATACTTCAATGCCATAGTATTCCGTGTCACTAACGCAAACTCCATGGCGAGTTCCACTACCGATACTTCAACTTCTGCTACGGACGAGAAgtccaacagaaaaaaaactatATGTTCCTAGTGTCTTATGTTTACcagttatttggaaaattcggtcattttttgtgagtttttcaCCAACGACGTACAACactatccaaaatcgtgacaacgctgtcgtctgctcccgtactctgacctgcttactcTGTAGTTCCAGTACGTGTGTTACTaatcgtgccattggataatattttgcgcgtggaacgtaaggctgtttatcatccaatcagagctggtgtaatatatactgcagagtgtgggacgatgtctgagagtgtgggatcgatttttcttaCACAgtcgatcccacactcccagtggccaggaatgtgagaaaaggAGATGACGAGGTCGGTAATTAAAACGACGACCAGATTATTGAAACCTATAAATGACTCGAAAGCCCTGGAATATATGTCCAAACAATGAACAGGTTGTATAGtgtgtatacaaaataattaatgtgAAATACAAGTCTTTTCCGGATACACTTTTTTATCTGTTCGGCAAGAGTAAGTTGCTATGTGACCCGACTCTCTAAAGTTTATCTACACGCTTTGTACGATGATATTGCCATATCATTGGAGGGATATCCATGGTGTCAGTGGAAATGCTTGCTTTAGTTATATGGTATGAGCCAGGCGTTCCCATCTGCATCGTCGAAGAGAACGGGTTTTAATGTGATAGAGAAGAAAGAGACTAAATGTGTCGAATTTGTAAACATATATGCCGTTGGTCCCCTTGAAGGCAATGAGTCAAACTCAATATATGCATGTTGAATGGATATAATCTCCGATGAAAGGCTTAGAAAAAGCCACATATCTTGTCATGTATTCATAGGAGAATATCGAACAATGAAAGAGAGTTGAAGCTTATAGACGTGACGAAAGGAACATTTCCATGATTATCTCAGCTTCTTAGCGGACGGTAAGAGACGATTTTACTGTAACAGTAAAACCAAGGCTGCATGATGATTGACACCATAGAGATCCGGTATTGACTTGACTTGACCCTTGTGCTGTCGATCTAGTTTTGCAAATTATAATTATCACTTATGGTGTCTGGACTTCATACTGACGATCCGGTATGAACTCGAAGGGAAAGATGTCATCGAAGTCAATAACGTGTATTTTTAGACGTTTACGAATTAGTCTTTGTGTCACTGACATGTTCGCTATTTCGGTCAATGGGCTTACAGATTCCGAAGAAAACAGAATGAATAAAGTCTGGGTAAATACATAACCGAATGTATAGCCACGGATTATTATGTAACTTATGACTATTATTGTGGCTCGGTACTATTGTTCTGGTTGTATTCAAACAAATGCCCTTGCCTATCTCtctcttgaacaaaaataatgttattTGTCGCTCTTGCGAAGTTTGAACGATTGTACCTTAAATAAAATTTATGTTGACGCAAAATGACGAGCAGAGAAGCAAGTGTACTTCTTattctttgtttcaagttgtaAAACTGTAACCAGATATATCCATAACCACAGACAAATAACCACAGACGggaaacgcggcatgccttttgttccatggtcgtctcggtagactattggcttttcatattaaaatgagcttcaaatgtgttaaactttttggaggccttatttgtggttgataattgcacgatattatgcgaaaaatacgacgagatggcatcgtactgccagtcgcgtagcaaccctAGTTattttgtgagctctcaggccagaaacactgcttcacgccaatcaaaacataacatgccagcagtttcataaacatgtccttccgtgacgcacgtgtaaaagacggtatgactgaccgtaaaccattgagtaaaagcagacagtatcgataaaagactttcaaatttggttcaaacacactcattatatattcataaaaatatgagaggaatttttaaaacggttaAACTCACTTTCATGAAGCTCAACACACTCCccttttcgccagcacgtcaattccgctcagcacgacattacaacaacaacacaaactttgccgaacatactttcgcttaacattggcgaaaatccgaaaattaccgaaggatgcatggtcggcactcttcggaaaagagaggcaagagcaacctgaggcgaggcaaacatggatgggttacgaaaccgcttcacgccttaaataATACCCGTTGCGAATGTTTGTCTGTGCCATAACGCACACCTTCAAAGTTGTTACTCGGGCATACTGCAGTATTTTACTCTTGCTTGTAAATTTATTCATGTCTATCATATGGAAATTTTCTGATGTACAGGTGTGATGATGTTCTTTCATGATTCAAACAACTTAAATTTTCAGTTCAATAAATTATCGATCAATTGCCTCTTTGGTGGTCTATTACATGTTTTATTTAACGTATGTAGCTTACATGCCGtagaatttgtttttgtttaaaatgtcCTTCATTTAACACAATGTGTCTAACAtgctatatatacatattttattcttgctttttcCTCGTGATAGATATTGTCAACCTTTTTATTGTGTAACTGACACCAGTGCCATTCATGGCTAACCCTTTGTTGTCACATGACTTGATCAGTCTGCTTCTGGTACTTCTCCTTCATTAGAAGAAACTCGTTAGAAAGTTAGTGCGTGTATAATTGATCTCTAATCTGATATCCAGGAAAATGGCAGAGGTCCCTGATCACGGTACGATCACAAGACAAGGCAATGGTTTCTATGGATGGCTTGTGGCCATTGCAAGTCACATTTGCTACCTCTTTGTGTTCGGTATGATGACGGCCACGGGTGTACTTGTGGTTGCCATACAACAATCCTTCGACTACAGCTCAGCTCGTGTTTCATGGATTATTTCATTGCAGTTCCTTTTTCAATTGACAATAGGTGAGTTTTAATCGAATCATGCAAGAGGGAGCATTTTTTAGCCACTCAAGGCTGATGAGGACTCGTTTAGTTCGCATGAAACTCGAAATCTTaagatttaaaattttgctcatactTTCCATTAAAAACTTCAAACTATTCCGTTTCGCAATCAGAATGAAATATCAGCAGACGCCCTGCACCACATGGTAATTGAGAGATAGAACCACCTGTTTATTGTTTCTGATGAACTATCTATGCTAAATTGTTTTTCGCCATATGTTATCATGGCGGAGTCCGGTGCTAGGCTAGCCGTCAGCTATTTCCCGTTTCCCCATTTACTATTATACCAATtcctttattatttatttcttattgTAGTTCCATGTAACATAGTGTGTAAATAAACAGAACTGATATTTACCTactcttgaaatgaaaaatggttGCCTTCCCTTTCCAAATTCTTAAtggaaaaatatacattttgagTTTTCACAAAAAGCTGATGAAATCTTCTTTAACTCCATaacctttaaaatgagacaaaacAAGGAGCAAACAAAAAATGTACTGTAAGTCTTCAAGGCGTATTTAAAGGTGGGATTACTTACCGTTGGATTTAACGAGTTCATTGCTCACTGACCAAAGTTGTAAATCCAGCCCCTGTAATTTTGGGTGAAATGCAAGGGTCATTGTAAAGAAGTTACGCATATGTACATATGTGTACGCATATAACAAGGTTATGTTATGAAATGTTTTTGTGACTGAAGCATTTTAAATTCATGCATTTATGATTGTTTTGTCGAAAACGAATAtcgtcaaaataaaaaatttaggTTCTTATGAGCATAATGAAAGGAAGTGACTGGTTTCCTTTCCGCAAGTTTTAATTATAAACAGACGGTAGTGACTTTTGTCCATTATACTCTAGGCCCAGTCACAAATGTTATAGTCAAGAAAATTGGATTTCGTATGACCGTCGTCATTGGTACACTGGCAGCTATTGTTGGAATGTTTTTGAGCGCCTTCGCAAACAGTGTTGAATTCCTGTACTTCAGCCATGGAACCCTGGTTGGTATGTATGAGTTAACAATCTGAAAGATACCACTTTGTACGATATTTTCTGCAATTCTTGTCATTTTCACATGTCAATAGGGTCAGTGCCCCAAAACAGACTTCAACAAATACAAAACGCTACTAAGAAACACAAACTTCAACATGACCTGATTTCAAGCTCTATACTACGTATATCGTGATTAAATTTTGCTGCTTATTCTTTGTCGCAATGTCATCAAATTCAAGCGTGATCAATGAtttaagtttttttcaaataaccGACAGTCGATCATGTAATAGGCTACAAGTTAAACAAATTCCTGTCATGTTTCTTTTAATAATCACTTAGGCTTTGGATACGGTCTCGTAACACCCGTGGCATTGGGAATAGTTCCACTTtacatcaaccataatttcgTAGTTGCAATCGCAATCGTGCAGACTGGATCAGGAATTGGTAATCTTATGTTCCCACATGTGATGCAGAGCTTGATCGATTACTACGGCTGGCGGGGCGCATCCATTGTGTTTGCTGCTATACATGCCAATATGTTGATTCCAGCAGCTTTATTTAAGGCACCGAATGGGCAGAGAGGCAGAACGGTACCGAAGACCGAGAAGATTACTACGGTAGAATTAGAGAGCGACTCAGAGTCGGAAAATGAAACAAAGGGGCGCCGATCAAGCACCTTTAGCGATTTGCGGAAAATTCTTACGTTGTGCGACTGCTCATTATTTGTCAAGCATCCGATGTTCATCGCTTACACCGTATCACGATTTTTTGATGGATTAGGATTTTCAGGCTCAGTTATGCATCTTATAGCACGTGCCAGAGAGCTCCGAATAGGGACAGACAAAGAGATTGCCACTGTGGCATCAGTATTTGCAATCGGTGGCCTTCTCGGGAAGATGTCCGTGCCATTGTTTGTAAAGTTCAGTTGCAAATGTTTAAC
The DNA window shown above is from Ptychodera flava strain L36383 chromosome 5, AS_Pfla_20210202, whole genome shotgun sequence and carries:
- the LOC139132549 gene encoding monocarboxylate transporter 13-like → MAEVPDHGTITRQGNGFYGWLVAIASHICYLFVFGMMTATGVLVVAIQQSFDYSSARVSWIISLQFLFQLTIGPVTNVIVKKIGFRMTVVIGTLAAIVGMFLSAFANSVEFLYFSHGTLVGFGYGLVTPVALGIVPLYINHNFVVAIAIVQTGSGIGNLMFPHVMQSLIDYYGWRGASIVFAAIHANMLIPAALFKAPNGQRGRTVPKTEKITTVELESDSESENETKGRRSSTFSDLRKILTLCDCSLFVKHPMFIAYTVSRFFDGLGFSGSVMHLIARARELRIGTDKEIATVASVFAIGGLLGKMSVPLFVKFSCKCLTTLRLFGLTYLMAGAADILSAVSTTYVLYTVFAFSLGFLSGIFYTLLAQVLKDMLGPAMVTAAVSLSSPFEAIGGLIGPPCAGALFDLTGDYNYSFYFYGASLLISGSVLLICDLFKRRRQVGRTGYTVPTLQ